A stretch of Actinomycetota bacterium DNA encodes these proteins:
- a CDS encoding response regulator, whose product MTRTRVVVADDEAIIRMDLVELLEHAGYEVVGQASDGKAALQAIKELAPDVAVLDVKMPLLDGIEVAHNIREHIPVVLVTAFGQADVIAQAGSAGVMGYVMKPFTEADVVAAIEIAISRFADLKSLGAQRDSLAESLETRKILDRAKGLLQSKLSLDEQQAFRWLQKAAMDKRLSVRAVAESVIAELGQ is encoded by the coding sequence ATGACTAGAACTCGGGTAGTCGTTGCAGATGACGAAGCAATAATTCGCATGGACCTCGTGGAGTTGCTCGAACACGCTGGCTACGAAGTTGTAGGTCAGGCCAGTGACGGAAAGGCCGCCCTACAGGCGATAAAAGAGTTAGCACCTGATGTCGCCGTCCTAGATGTCAAAATGCCGCTTCTTGACGGCATTGAAGTTGCTCATAACATTCGTGAGCACATTCCAGTCGTTCTTGTCACTGCCTTTGGTCAGGCCGATGTCATCGCACAGGCAGGTAGTGCAGGTGTTATGGGCTATGTCATGAAGCCATTCACCGAAGCAGATGTAGTCGCAGCAATCGAGATTGCCATTAGTCGATTTGCGGATCTAAAATCACTTGGCGCTCAGCGCGATAGTCTTGCTGAGTCTCTCGAGACGAGAAAGATACTAGATCGGGCAAAGGGCCTTCTGCAATCAAAGCTCTCATTAGATGAGCAGCAAGCTTTCCGCTGGCTACAGAAGGCTGCTATGGACAAACGACTCTCGGTTAGGGCAGTTGCCGAATCGGTAATTGCTGAATTGGGTCAATAG
- a CDS encoding DUF881 domain-containing protein produces MILSSNPSLDALLADAVASDYQALNADRHTSRTIKALAALCATGLALTFVAAVIEKRTHSDVVTATREALIERIQAADKRVATAQRQVIQSNADLAAAESAHLAGTSLGEQAQKRLEILRRATGFTPLTGPGLQVTLSDAPTDLSVPAGVAEPGRVLDGDVQAVVNGLWAAGAKGIAVNGQRLTASSAIRNAGEAILVDYRPLSPPYRIVAISDSADATAGNFRDGVAGLLLEELASKYGVLWNIATIGEATIPAATSTVYLGGN; encoded by the coding sequence ATCATCTTGAGTAGTAACCCGTCACTCGATGCTCTGTTAGCCGACGCAGTCGCTTCAGATTATCAAGCGCTCAACGCTGATAGACATACTTCCAGAACCATAAAAGCACTGGCCGCTCTTTGTGCTACTGGACTGGCACTAACCTTCGTCGCTGCGGTCATTGAGAAGCGAACCCATAGTGATGTAGTAACTGCCACTCGTGAGGCGCTGATAGAGCGTATTCAGGCAGCTGACAAACGAGTCGCGACGGCCCAGCGTCAAGTAATTCAGTCCAACGCGGATCTAGCAGCCGCCGAAAGCGCGCACCTAGCGGGAACATCTCTGGGGGAACAAGCACAAAAACGTTTAGAGATACTTCGTCGAGCAACCGGCTTCACACCGTTAACTGGTCCTGGACTACAAGTGACTTTGAGCGATGCGCCAACAGACCTCTCAGTTCCAGCAGGAGTAGCAGAACCTGGCAGAGTTTTAGACGGTGATGTGCAGGCTGTAGTAAACGGTTTGTGGGCAGCTGGAGCTAAGGGGATTGCGGTAAACGGCCAGCGACTGACAGCATCGTCGGCAATCCGAAATGCGGGGGAGGCAATATTGGTGGACTATCGCCCACTATCACCGCCTTATCGCATCGTTGCGATAAGTGATTCAGCGGACGCCACAGCAGGCAATTTCCGAGATGGTGTCGCTGGACTCTTGCTTGAAGAGTTAGCCAGCAAGTACGGCGTACTCTGGAACATAGCAACCATTGGCGAGGCGACCATTCCGGCCGCTACCAGCACTGTCTACCTAGGAGGCAAC
- the nusB gene encoding transcription antitermination factor NusB: MRTRSKARSRAIEALFESEQRSVSAQSVLERNPEVNEYATELVDLVTANLGRIDELISTHLTERTINRMPALDRAIARVAVAELSWKQDLDTGVIVAEAMEIAESLSTEQSAKFLNGLLGQIALTRSNISSL; this comes from the coding sequence GCTATTTGAAAGCGAGCAACGCTCGGTATCCGCGCAATCTGTCCTTGAGCGCAATCCTGAAGTAAACGAGTACGCCACTGAGCTTGTAGACCTGGTCACGGCAAATTTGGGCCGAATAGATGAATTAATCTCAACACACCTAACGGAACGTACGATAAACCGGATGCCTGCACTTGACCGGGCTATAGCTCGTGTTGCGGTTGCTGAATTGTCCTGGAAACAAGATTTGGACACGGGTGTGATTGTCGCAGAGGCTATGGAGATTGCTGAAAGTTTAAGCACCGAACAGTCAGCGAAATTTCTGAATGGATTGTTGGGTCAAATTGCCCTAACCAGATCAAATATTTCGAGCTTGTAG
- a CDS encoding CDP-alcohol phosphatidyltransferase family protein → MKSGNFNVPNSLSVLRLIGVPYFYWLIVFRQNYGLAIVVLFASGATDWLDGYAARRLNQRTRIGELLDPLVDRLYVTAAIVALVVNKELSIFLLLAFLGRDFFMTILLALLKRRGYSGFPVHFVGKAATMNLLWAFPLVLLGTFDSKLGEISHYVATAFLIWGLALYWYGAFLYAVQYRGLVTVKDHLE, encoded by the coding sequence ATGAAAAGTGGAAACTTTAATGTTCCCAATAGCCTGAGTGTGTTGCGGCTAATTGGAGTACCTTATTTCTATTGGCTGATAGTTTTTCGCCAAAACTACGGACTTGCAATCGTTGTGTTGTTCGCCAGCGGTGCGACTGACTGGCTAGATGGCTATGCGGCTAGGAGATTAAATCAGCGCACTAGAATCGGCGAATTACTCGACCCGCTTGTTGATCGACTTTATGTAACTGCAGCCATCGTTGCGCTTGTGGTTAACAAGGAGCTGTCGATCTTCTTGCTTCTGGCGTTCTTAGGTCGCGATTTTTTTATGACAATCCTGCTTGCACTGCTCAAGAGGAGGGGTTACTCAGGATTTCCCGTACATTTTGTCGGAAAAGCGGCAACGATGAATTTACTGTGGGCTTTTCCATTGGTCTTACTTGGAACATTCGACAGCAAACTGGGTGAAATCTCGCATTATGTTGCCACGGCTTTTCTAATTTGGGGGTTAGCCTTGTATTGGTACGGCGCCTTCCTTTATGCCGTTCAATACCGAGGTTTAGTTACAGTTAAGGATCATCTTGAGTAG